The genome window gatttttttctccccgcccccacttttatttcttttcttttcttttttggtggctggccggtatggggatctgaacctttgaccttggtgttatcagcaccacgctctcccaattgagctaaccggccatccctatatagggatccgaacccatggccttggtgttcttagcaccacattctcccaagtgagccacgggctggccctctacTCCCCCCTTTTAGCCATTCTTGTGATTTTTAGTGGCAAGTACCCcaaaaggacataaaaataatcttttttcagAACAGCTCTTGATTAATTAAACACTAAAGAGGATGCAGTGACACTAAATGTTTTGCTCCCTGTAGGTTCCCTTTGGTCCCAAGTCCAGTATGGCAACTCTCAAGGATCAGCTGATTCATAATCTTCTTAAGGAGGAACAGATTCCCCAGAATAAGATTACAGTTGTTGGGGTTGGTGCTGTTGGCATGGCCTGTGCCATCAGCATTTTAGTGAAGGTAAGTGAGAGTCCACAACTCTGGAAGCCCGTACTTTGACCCCactctcttcccccttccccaagAATTGCATTATCAcagtgtatataaaaatatttaggttCATGCACTCATTCAAACAACTTTATGTGAAACAAACTTTTGAAACATGATATACCAAAAGGGTATCTGAAGTAAAAAGTATCAAATATTATCAGCCTGGAGACCCAGTTCCTAAAATTTACTGTTCTGTATTAACATGCATGGATTGCCTACCAGTGAAAAGGAATAGTCTGTGCCTTTAAATGAGCCAAAACTCTTTAATCTTTGAATTGAAAATAACACATACATATGGTAAAATCATACTGAATGTGGGAAATCTTAAGTCCTCCTCCCATCCAAACCCCATTGCTCCCTCTGCCTTGGATAACAATTTTGTTACCAATTATGGAGTTAAAATTTagttagaaaaagagaaattatgaataaagaacTAGTTATTACAATATTCAAACCTGGTTCATATCAAAAAGGAATTGAGGTagcttataatattaaaatattttaagttcagATTTGGAGTTCCTGTTAAGAGTAAAATGATGAATTCTGGGTTCtgaatataaatgagaaatataaaagagAGGAAAGACTGAAGGCAGAAATGAGCTATGCAGAGGTTTTGTAACAACACAGGTTTCTCTATATGGATTCTTAGGAGAGGCCACACAATTCAGAAGTTGATGCTGTTTGTTTTCCTCACACTTATGAACTGCATATGGTCTTTTTCTTTGATGACCTCTGACTCAGGTGTGGGTAAGAAGAGTAACTGCCAGATTACTAATTACAGTGTAGATGATTTGGGGATAGATATGCAGCTGGAGTAACCTTTTTGGTAACGACAGACCACATCCCATTTGTATTAAAGCTATTGCAGGTGCTCCTTGTCTGAGATGCACCTGTGAACTTTTATAGGTTCAACTGCAAGGATGTTTTTTGCCAATGTTATGCAATGCACAAATCTATCTTTATGCAAAACTGTTAATATTGGTTCACATATGGAAACAACCAGGGAATGATCTAGAATATAGCTTTTTAATTTCAAGTCTTGATACTGGTATCACTTATTTAATGAAAAACAGCCTCATATTGGTGCGTAAAACTGAATTTGAGTGAGTAAatagagcaattttttttttttttaaagatgaccggtaaggggatcttaacccttgacttggtgttgtcagcaccacgctcagccagtgagtgaaccggtcatccctatataggatccgaacccgtgaccttggtgttatcaacaccacactctcccgagtgagccacaggccggccccgtaAATAGAGCAATTTTACAGAATTAGAAGTTATTCTAACTACTGCCAACCCGGTGTTCTGCTTCCCCGCCAGTGGTGGTAGAACTCCTGCAGAAGTTGCTCCAGTGGGGCAACAGGGCTGGAGAGAGGATCAGTGCATGTATGGGGTCATCTGTGGGGCAGCTTTTTAAATGGGGGCGCGCTTCTATTTGGAAGCATATCCTGATACTAATAAAGTAGCAGAACTCTCCTATGccagaaataaatttacatgCCTTTCTAAAATTGTGGAAGTAGCAATTTCCTATTTAACTAAAAATTTTATGTCTTCTAGGAACTGGCAGATGAACTTGCTCTCGTTGATGTCATAGAAGACAAATTGAAGGGAGAGATGATGGATCTGCAACATGGCAGCCTTTTCCTTAGAACACCAAAAATTGTCTCTAGCAAAGGTTGATTTCAACAAGTTTATATTATAGTCCATGCTATACTTAAATTCTTTATCAGACTCAAAATCCTAGCtcttaaaagatttctttttttatacaaaATAGGAGAGCCCTTGGAACATTGCTTGCATTGGTACTTGTGGGTATCAAAGTTTCAATTTCTAGTAAATAGTTTTAAATGGAAATTCACCTTGTTCCATGATGTGAACATCATCTGAATTAGAATGTAATGGATAAAGCTCCAAACCTTAGGTCCATATTTAACCACAGTGTTTCAAATACTTAAATATACTTACTCCCTCCACTTCCTTTCACACAGTACCACATGGTTGAGAATAAGGTAAATGAGCCTGTTCAGCAGATATTCTTGGCTTTACCCTTTCACCAGCACCAGCAAGGAAACTGGTGGGCCAAAATACTGTCTGcgtgtttttttgtttggggttttttatttgtttgtttggagggttttttttttggtggctggctggtatggggattcgaatccttgaccttggtgttataacatcatgctctaaccaactgagctaaccggccagccccctagATAGTGTCTGTTTTGGTATTTGAAAATCATTGATCACTTACCTGGTGGTTACCCTCTTCATCATCTTTTCCCTGGGTTAACTATCTTGTACCACAAGGTATCTAGAAGCAAAACATGCTTGTTTAGTGTAAAGGTgtctctgctttaaaaaagaaagaaaattgcctATCAAAATTACAGcaggttcaggaaaaaaaaaaaaaaagaaaggaaattactTGTCCCTGGGCTGATATGTCAATTAAGTAGTTGAGCAGAAATAGGAGTATGGAAGAATGTGAACATTGagttcaggttaaaaaaaaaattgggggatgTGTAAGGAGTTTATATGAGAATCAATAGACTTGATTCTTTTTGCTCCTCCCAATTGTAGTTATATACAAAGTTACAACGTAACTAAAACTAGAATACAAGCAAAGTATTGACTTACTCTTCCTCTGTTTAAGGGAccataatgataaaattttaaaaaccaaaggaaAGGTCTGGGGGGCCAAAGGAGCTTTTTTCTGCCACATACACAAAACACTGATAGAATTGTTCCTACAAGAATTTTATGGACAAATTTTTGCTGGCCAAGTAGAAGAGTTCACTTAaagaccttttttctttttcttcttttttttttttttttgtggctggccagtaccgggatccaAACTTTtgcctttggtgttataatactacACTCAAACCAGCTGTTTCTTAAAGGCCTTAATCTGATCATTGTTTCCCTTTTCTAGACTATAATGTGACTGCAAACTCCAAGCTGGTTATTATCACAGCTGGGGCACGTCAGCAAGAGGGAGAAAGCCGTCTTAATTTGGTTCAGCGTAATGTGAACATCTTTAAGTTCATCATTCCTAATGTTGTAAAATACAGCCCAAACTGCAAGTTGCTTGTTGTTTCCAATCCAGGTGAGAATTTTAACTGCGTAAAAAATTGATAGTGTGTGTTATGTTCCATATACACATGTTCattgattcatttctttttcatatgtttCATTTCAGAGTaggtttgtggggtttttttgtaaaatagtttttttttttaattacaaaaaagtttttaaaatagttatgttaaaattattttattaattgagccacagttttattttcataaaactaTACTTCTTGAATACTCAATGGATTTGATATACATAGTATGGATGtttaaaaatactaagaaaaatttTGATTAGTCATGATCAATATCAAGATCCATACAGAGCCATATATCTTGAGTAGGCAGTCATTATCTAATGATTCACCTAGTatctttgcaaatgttttctttatagtGGATATCTTGACCTATGTGGCTTGGAAGATAAGTGGTTTTCCCAAAAACCGTGTTATTGGAAGTGGATGCAATCTGGATTCAGCCCGGTTCCGTTACCTGATGGGGGAAAGGCTGGGAGTTCATCCATTAAGCTGTCATGGCTGGGTCCTTGGGGAGCATGGAGACTCTAGTGGTAAGCattagttattttctctttttatttttaaaagattgtatgAAAAATTGAGAGGCATTTCATTAGTACATTAGAACCTAAATCAGATAGCCATTAATTAGGATAAAGTAGTTTCCTGAAAACTACCATTCTGTATAATTATATGCTAAGAATTATTAAGATTTTAGCCATTTTATATGACATTTTATGGCAAGAGgaatcaaatttcttttcttaccaTGGGCATGTTAAGACTATAGTTCTTAGGATGACCTCAGTTATTTAATGTCATAGCTATTTATACTTTACTTGAAATGCCTGGCCCTGAAAAGGTCAGCCAATTCCAATGGAGTGCATCAAAAAATTCTGTTACTGTCATAGTTGAGAGATGTTACAATTTGTGCAGAGTTCTCAGAATTCCTTATGCCAAGAAAATTTCCCTTATATTCTCATACCGTCTTCATATTTCAAATATGTATGGATTAAATATTACAATAGCTTAGGATAACAGGTTAGAATACAGTAAAAATTTTTAGGTTTATGTaatctaaataaacaaaaattaaaaattacctcatatttcaaatatatatgagTTAAACATTACAATAGTTTAGGGAAATTAATTAGAATATAGTAAAAATTCTTAGTTTCATATATTCTAAATAAACAGAAATCTAATCTGAAAGTGAGTAAGGATATTGGTAGTCTTGACCATCTACCAAAAGCGGGTAACCGTCCTCCACAGATaagaaagagaattagaaaaatgAGTCACAGTTACTCATCTGTTGGTGTGTGAAAAGTAAGTGTATTCTGTACTATTTCTTTTAGTTCCTGTATGGAGTGGAGTGAATGTTGCTGGTGTCTCCCTGAAGAATCTGCACCCAGATTTAGGCACTGATACAGATAAGGAACAGTGGAAAGAGGTTCACAAGCAGGTGGTTGAGAGGTAATAGATCTCATAATTTGGTAATGGaagattaaaatttatttttatttaaaagattaaaattttaatagcatttgattttttattagAGGGAAAATTTGCTTTCTTAAGCTTTGCTAAAGATCATACTATAAAAACAGataacaaaaaaagtttttttaaaaagatggcaaAAAtagatcccctcactggccagccaccaaaacaaaacaaaaaaaatggcaaaaataaaaaatagtgacagcaccaaatgctggctaggatgtaGAAAAACTGGATCACTTatacgttgctggtgggaatgtaaagtagtatggccactctggaaaatattttgacGGTTCctttaaaactgaaaatggatttaccatacaacccagcaattgcaGATAATGGATCCCAGAGAATTACATTCACATATACACAAAACTGGTGaagatattataaaaattatagacATTTGTAATTACTAAACtatctttttttaatgccatAATTTTCTATAGTCTGATACATCTTTCTTTgcttatattataaattattaaggTAAAGCAAGTTAGATTAACTCTACCCTATTGGAGGGGTCAAGAGCATATATGATTCATTCAGTTAGGAATAATATCTTTTAAATCCAAGTTCCTATCATAGTCTTCATGAACAGAAACACAGCTAGCTTATTTATTCagatgattataattttttttttttaaagatgaccagcaaggggatcttaacccttgacttggtgttgtcagcaccacgctcacccctagtgagctaaccgggatccgaacccgtggccctggtgttatcagcaccacactctcccaagtgagctacaggcCAGCCCtcagatgattataaaattttaagcAAGGTCTAGATTCATAACAGTactaaaaattagtaaataattaCTAACTGCTAAAAGTATTGAAATAGAGAAGCTTTCAACATGGTGACAGTATTTACTTATAAATTGTGTGGTCATGTGTGTACCTAGGTTTACAGAATTGGATAATGAATCTTAATCTATGGTCCATGACTTAGTCTCATGATTGCTCTAGGCAAGGCCCTCTTCTttgtatttgtttaattaaataaaacctgTGAACCCACCATTTCAACCCAAGAAATTTGACATTTATCAACTAACTATAGTTTGTTGGGTCAGAATTACTAGGCTTCTGGTGTTTGGAAATAAGTGAAGTCTGCTCCTCCTCTCACCCATCCCTGTGTCTCCCCAGCACTCTCACTTGAGATAATCCTGAATCAAGCATGCTATATGTAATTTtagacttactttttaaaattcaatgttACATTTCTAAGAATCATCCAATTTTGTTGCAGGTAGCTATAGTTCATTTGTTCTGACagctatataatattccattgtaccagtatcacaatttattcattctcctgttgGAGGGCATTGGACGTGTTGCCATGTTTTCGCTATTACTAAGAATACTGCTGTGAACATCCCTATACATAATACCCTGGTATACATGTGCAAGGGTTACTCTTAGGTATGTAATGCAATTTTGTGGCATTATTTACTATAAAGCACAATTGTTCAGTgaaagctttgtttttctttgtttctcccaccCTGCTTTTTTCTGCTCTTCCCTGCCCTTCCCTACCCTACAGCGCTTATGAGGTGATCAAACTGAAAGGCTACACATCCTGGGCCATTGGACTGTCTGTGGCAGATCTGGCAGAAAGCATAATGAAGAATCTTAGGCGGGTGCATCCAGTTTCCACCATGATTAAGGTAAGTCTATGTAGTGATACATTGTATTTGAATGCTTTATTtcctggttttttaaaaaagattatccTGAGGAAGCAATTAGATTAATGTAAGTCCTCAATCACtgatttaagtgaaataaattaatgtacccacaactttattttttggaaagaaaTGATTGAGCTTTAGGATTAATATCCACTAGGACTGTTCAGCACATAGATACTTGATAACTTGACCAAAAAACTCTCATTCATGTTGAAGTAGGTGGAACAgtataaaaaaatagattttttttttccattgggaaaaatacaagggtactttgaaaaggtCATAgaaattgtattatcttttaactctatttttccatgaactttttgaagtgcccttgtaaaTATTACATTCAAGTTAGAATTGCCAAAGTGTTATACAATAAAAATCGAAAAGTATTTTGGATAATGGTAATggtttagattttcttttagaaaggaaatcttgttgttgctattttaatGACTTTCTTTTACACTGTTCATTACATGATAATTGAACATCTGGAAAGAAATTTCTTCTCATCATGTTGTATTAAATAAGCTTCATAATCGTAGAGAATGTAAGTCTTGAGAAACCCTAAAATGCATagacaaaacataaaatacccactttttcattttgtcttcagGGTCTCTATGGAATAAAGGATGATGTCTTCCTTAGCGTTCCTTGCATCTTGGGACAGAATGGAATCTCAGACCTTGTGAAGGTGACCCTGACTTCTGAGGAAGAGGCCCGTTTGAAGAAGAGTGCAGATACACTTTGGGGGATCCAAAAAGAGCTGCAGTTTTAAAATCTGtcaggctggcaggttagctcagttggttagagtatggcattacaacaccaaggtcaaggttgggatccccattccagccagctgccaaaaaaataatctTCTACTGTCATACCACTTCACTGTCTAGGCTACAACAGAATTTTAGTTGGAGGTTGTTTGTGCATGTTGTCCTTTTTTCATAAAGTTAGAAATAGAAATGGTTTGTAAAATCTTATAGCTATATCCTGATGCTGGATGGTACTTTTCTTGTATATTCCTAAACTGGTTAGTGTAAAATAGTTCTACCACCTTTGAGGCACCACTGCCAATGCTGCACATGCTGCAGTTGCTCTATAGACTAGATGTATGTTAACTGTATGTTATGTAACTTCTGGTTCCTTCACTAAACATGCCCACTCCAACTTTTTTCCCAATCATTCACATCATGGGATCCAGTGTAAATCCAGTATTGCATGTCTTGTGCATAACTGTTCTAAATTACCTTATTTTGTGTAATATATGTATCAGAAGTGTACATTGCCAtataatgtaaaaagaaagatctaaatATAATCAGTGCAACCAATTATGTAAGTGTCATACCAACTAAAACACCAAATAAACCTTGAACAGTGACTATTCtgttaatttattatattaagatataaagtcatgggccggccccgtggcgcactcaggagagtgcagcgcttgggagcacagcagcgctcccgccaaaggttcggatcctatataggaatggctggggcgctcactggctgagcgcggtgcgggcgacaccacgccaagggttgcgatccccttaccagtcacaaaaagacaaaaaaaggaaaaaaaaaaaaaaagatataaagtcATAAAGCTACTATTTATTACATTATCTGGAAATATTAGGCTATTCTTAGTCATCCctgcaatgatttttttaaggGCTACTATTGACTAATGAGCAGACTTTAATATGAATTAATAATGTATTAAGGGTGTAATTAGATCGACTGGGTTGTTTTAGTACCGTTTCCATTATAATCAATAGTTTTAATATATTAAACCCCAAGGTATTATATGACATATTTGATACTATTAGTGCTAATCATAATCGGTACCCTACAACTCAAGTAGGTAACATTCTATACatgaatgtaaaaattatttgccAGCTGAACATACGTAATGGTACTTTGTTACTAAAGGGGACATATTTTTGAGATCCTTTGCCTCCTTGAAGACAGTAACGTAGTTAATTTTAAATCAAGTAGTATTGATGGTTGTCTACTCAAGTTTTCTTTagatttccttcaaaatatttctatacCTTATGGCCCTTATCTGGGCCTGAAAATCGTATTTGTTGAGGTTACCTGGAACAACTTTGTCATCTTTTCCATCCTGAAAGTTACCTAAGAAAGagaattgactttttttttaataacagccttgttaaaatataacagctccatatcataaaattcacgcttttaaagtgtacaattctgtGGATTTTTAGTATATCCATatagttgtgcaactatcaccaatATTAAAACCTTTAAATTACCCTTAAAAGAAGCCTGTACTTGTTCCCATAGCCTTTTGTAAACTTTGAGGCACCTTTAGTCTTTctgtaaaaatgtatttacatttatcaattttatattatttgataCAATAATCAATACCACCATGACTAAAAATAATACTTAAGTGAAATAGATTTATTCAATTCATCTTTCATGAATTTTCAGATTTAATCTTGTAAAGCTTCCTTACTCTCTGGCAAATAAGTGTTCCAGGTTCACCTTGTACTTTCCTGCCCCAGGCAAAGAATAAGCCAACTCTGCAAGGAGCCccaattctttttgttttaataagcttGGGAAATGAATTAGGCAGGCCTTAGCCCCATCTCACACTGGTTGCTAGTTAGTGGAGAAGCAAATGGGATGCTCAGAACATggtccttccttttttttccccacaccaCTAAGTCCCATTTTGCCAAAATAAAACTATCAGGACTGCAAAGCCATGTTCTTTCTAAATTctttattgaaaaaaacaaaacacccaaaatTCTTTACTCAGTACCTACTATACTTTGGTAGATGTTGCAATATACAAGAGTAAATAAAGGAAAGTCTTGGCTCTTCTATATGTACATCACTGCAACTGAGTAAGCAAAATGGTAAGTAAGCTTGGAGTAATTGGACAAATATGAAGAGTCAGTTCTCTTCACCTAGCATAGTTTAGTCACTACCGAGGTGATACCTCCCTTGGCCaccagggacctgaggcaggTGTAGAGCTTGAACTTGTAAACCATCCAGGCCAGTAGTCTCCCTCAGCCCTGTGGTAAATAAGGTTGCTGTGGAAGCACTCAAGCAAGTGGTAATACAGGACCAACAAGTGGCTACTGCTCCTGTCTGCTATAAGGGTCCTCTAGCTTGAGGCTggtagagagagaaaggaaatggtagtgaaaagaaagcaagaggaaGTATAATCTATGCCCAAAACTGAAAATGAGGAATTAACCTTGAGACAGGCTGGGGAAGAGCTTTCCAGATATACAGAACAGCAAAAAGTCCTGAGCCAAGAAAAAGCTGTTCAAAGTTTAGTTGGAAGACAGTGGGATGAGGAAGACATGAAGTTGGAGGGGTAGAAGGAGGCCAAATCTTGAAGGTCTTTTAGGTAAAAGTTTGTTATTCTAAGTGTAACAGAAAGCCATTGAAGGGTTTAAAGCAGGGTTACTGCATAATCTGAGCTACATTAAAAAACACACCCAAACACCACAGGCTGTTACATGGAAAATGGATTAtcctttatattttgaaaatggttCAAATCCAAATGCTCAACAAAAGATAATGGAGCAGGTTGTGTCCCCTTCTGTGAGTTACAAATAAATTCTTGGTGTAAGTTAAAGCACCCTTAGAAAATCAGACATGAGGGGCTGGTctgtgtctcacttgggagagtgcggtgctgataacaccaaggccacgggttcggatcccatatagggatggccggttagctcactgggtgagcgtggtgctgacaacactaagtcaagggttaagatccccttactggtcatctttaaaaaaaaaaaaaaagaaaaaaaagaaaagaaaatcagacatTTTCATTACTACTCTCTGTTCTCTCAAGAGAAATTCAAGCTTTATTTCAGCACCTGGTCCTGAAGTTACAGagattaatgatttttaaaattttgcaaatatacACCAcacaaagcgatctacagattcaatgtgatctctatcaaaataccgatgacattcttcacaaaaatagaaaaaaaaaatcctaaaattcacatgaaaccacaaaagactatgaatagccaaagcaatcctgggcaaaaaaggaacaaaactggaggcaccacactacctgacttcaagatatactacaaagctatagtaaccaaaacagcatggtactggcataaaaacagacacatggaccaatggaactgaatagagaacccagaaatgaatCCGTAtatctatagccaactgatttttgacaaaggtgccaagaacatacactggggaaaggagagcctattcaataaatgatgctaggaaaactagttatccatatgcagaagaatgaaacaaccGCTATGTCTCACcctataaaaaaaatcaactcaaaatggattaaagacttaaatgtaggacctgaaactataaaactactagaagaaaacataggggaaacacttcaagacattggtctgggcaaaactTTTATGGAGAAAACTAGAGCACAgtcaacaaaggcaaaaataaacaaatagaggctggctggttggctcagttggttagagcaaggttgaagggttcagatctccatactcgccagccaccaaaacaaaataccCCAGAATAGagaaatgggactacatcaagctaaaaatctttctgcacagcaaaagaaacaatcaacagagtgaagagacagcctgcagaatgggagaaaatatttataaagtatgcATTCAATaaaggattattatccagaaaatacaagttactcaaacaactcaatagtaaaaaaaaaaaaaaaaaaaaaaaaaaattaaaaaatgttaaatgaccTGAATAGGCacatctcaaaagaagacatacgaatggccaacaggtatttgaggaaatgctcaacatcactggtcatcagggaaatgtagattaaaaccacaaaatatcATCTCGCTCTAGTcggaatggctattaccaaaaagacaaaaaacagcaaatgctggagaggacTGGGAGAAAAGTGTAGCTGATGAAgagagtgtaaattagtacagccattatggaaaacagtatggaggttcctcaaaaaactaaaaatagaactaccgtatgattcagcaatcccactactgagtatttatccaaaggaaagaagataCCTGTacactcatgtttattgcagcactatttacag of Cynocephalus volans isolate mCynVol1 chromosome 4, mCynVol1.pri, whole genome shotgun sequence contains these proteins:
- the LDHA gene encoding L-lactate dehydrogenase A chain, with amino-acid sequence MATLKDQLIHNLLKEEQIPQNKITVVGVGAVGMACAISILVKELADELALVDVIEDKLKGEMMDLQHGSLFLRTPKIVSSKDYNVTANSKLVIITAGARQQEGESRLNLVQRNVNIFKFIIPNVVKYSPNCKLLVVSNPVDILTYVAWKISGFPKNRVIGSGCNLDSARFRYLMGERLGVHPLSCHGWVLGEHGDSSVPVWSGVNVAGVSLKNLHPDLGTDTDKEQWKEVHKQVVESAYEVIKLKGYTSWAIGLSVADLAESIMKNLRRVHPVSTMIKGLYGIKDDVFLSVPCILGQNGISDLVKVTLTSEEEARLKKSADTLWGIQKELQF